AGATGACCTGCGCCTGGCTGTGGGCGTCGCGGGCAGCGAGGTCGTCCATCACGTGTGCGTGGCCGGCTGCCCGGGCGACGATGATGTCGGCCACCAGACGCCCGTGGTAGGTGGAGATGTGCGAAAGCCGTGCACGTCCCGTGGTGTCTCCCAATGCGTACAACCAGCCGCCGGGGACATCGACCGCTTGGAGATGGTCGTTCACAGAAACGGTTTCGCCTCCTCGCAGACCTACGGTTTCCAATCCGACGTCGTCGGTGTTGGTGCGTCGTCCCGCGGCCAGAACGATCTCGTCCACCTCGATGGTGGTGTCCCGGAAGGTCGCGGTCACCGGCCCACCCGGCACGGGACGGGTGACCGCCGACAACTCCGTACCGAAGTGGATCGTGACACCGCTTTTTCGCAACGACTCCGTGACCATCTCACTCGCTTCGGGTTCGCAATTGCTCAGCAGGGTGTTTCCGCGTACCAGATGCGTCACCGCAGAGCCGAGACCCGCCAGGATGGTGGAGAACTCGACACTCATCGGACCGCCTCCCACCACGAGGGTGCGGCGCGGCACATGTGTCATCGTGGTCAGGTCCCGATTGGTCCAGGGGTGTGCTCGCGCCAGCCCGGGTACCTCCGGGACGTGCGGACTGGTGCCGGTCGCGACAACGACCGCGTGGCGTGCGGTCAGGACGGCCTGGGTGTCATCGGCTTGCACGACGCGGACGGTCCGGGGCCCGGTCAGCCGGCCCGACCCGTGAAACACCGATACACCGGATTGTTGCAACGACACCGTTCGATCTCGGTCCGAGAGATGCTCGATGATCGCGTCCCGTTTGGCGAACACATCTGGAAGGCTCAGGCCAGTATCCGAAATGGTTTCGGCCACACCAGGAACCGCGCGTGCAAGATTGAACACCTCGATCGGGCGGATGAGTGTCTTGCTCGGGTTGCAGCCGAAGTAATGGCACTCGCCACCGACCAGTCGGTCCTCGACGATCGAGACCTTGAGGCCGGCCGCGGCGAGCTTGCGCACGGCGGCCACGCCGCCCACCCCGCCGCCGACCACGATGACGTCGAACTGTTCTCGGGTCATGTCCACCACCGCCTCCAGTGGTCTTCGGAGAACACGGCCTGCGCGGCACGTACGGCCTCGTTGTCGACACGCTGTGCCGCTGCCGCTCCAGTTGGATTGTGCCGGGGTTCCTCAACCACCGACTTCGTTCCGGCCGGCCGGTGTGGCAGTGGTGTCGTCCCGAGTACGGCGTAGGCCGCGGCCGCGCTTGCCGCGGTGAAGACGCTGTAGCTCAGTGGTGATTCGACACCGAAGGAGACCGCCATCGCGACGCCGAAAACGGTCAGCACAAGGCAGCCGACGGCCCCGACGTATCTCGGCCACCGGCCGGTCAGCAGCAAGACACCGAGGATCGTCTCCGTCGCGGTGGCGGCCCAGACAACCAGGGTCAACAGCCATCCCGACGCGAACGGAACAAGCTGATG
This genomic window from Mycolicibacterium goodii contains:
- a CDS encoding dihydrolipoyl dehydrogenase family protein yields the protein MTREQFDVIVVGGGVGGVAAVRKLAAAGLKVSIVEDRLVGGECHYFGCNPSKTLIRPIEVFNLARAVPGVAETISDTGLSLPDVFAKRDAIIEHLSDRDRTVSLQQSGVSVFHGSGRLTGPRTVRVVQADDTQAVLTARHAVVVATGTSPHVPEVPGLARAHPWTNRDLTTMTHVPRRTLVVGGGPMSVEFSTILAGLGSAVTHLVRGNTLLSNCEPEASEMVTESLRKSGVTIHFGTELSAVTRPVPGGPVTATFRDTTIEVDEIVLAAGRRTNTDDVGLETVGLRGGETVSVNDHLQAVDVPGGWLYALGDTTGRARLSHISTYHGRLVADIIVARAAGHAHVMDDLAARDAHSQAQVIYTDPQLVRVGRSESQARAAGFAVRTRTARYPDAVTHFALNRDGFDGWAKLVIDDEHNVLLGATFVGPQFSELAQAATLAIVAGLPISLLRHAVAPHPTINQVWDPLLAQETELVQHLRTGEPTTHGVKL